One part of the Cyclobacteriaceae bacterium genome encodes these proteins:
- a CDS encoding glycine--tRNA ligase encodes MANQEDNLFKNVIAHAKEYGFIFPSSEIYDGLSAVYDYGQNGAELKNNIKEYWWKFMTMLHENIVGIDAAIFMHPTTWKASGHVDAFNDPMIDNKDSKKRYRADQLIEGYIEKLEEKIEKEVEKAARRFENFDRAMFVSTNTRVLEYQKKIDEVNERLKEAMGSGNMEAMKQLIIDLEIADPISGSRNWTDVRQFNLMFSTEMGSVADDANKIYLRPETAQGIFVNFLNVQKTGRMKIPFGIAQIGKAFRNEIVARQFIFRMREFEQMEMQFFVKPGEEMQWYEFWKAKRMKWHNALGLGEANYRFHDHLNLAHYANAACDIQFNFPMGFRELEGIHSRTDFDLKNHEKYSGKKLQYFDPEDNQNFIPYVVETSIGLDRMFLAVLSKSYLEEKLADGSERVVLRIPAPLAPNKVAILPLTKKDGLPEKAMEIMNELKFHVRCFYEEKDAIGKRYRRQDAIGTPYCVTVDHQTLQDNTVTIRHRDTMEQERVAIQSLKTTLTEACSINNILKRI; translated from the coding sequence GTGCCGTTTACGACTACGGCCAAAACGGTGCTGAACTGAAGAACAACATCAAAGAGTATTGGTGGAAGTTTATGACCATGCTCCATGAAAACATTGTGGGCATTGATGCTGCCATTTTTATGCACCCCACTACCTGGAAAGCTTCCGGCCATGTGGATGCCTTTAACGATCCGATGATCGATAACAAAGATTCTAAAAAGCGCTACCGTGCGGACCAGTTGATTGAAGGATACATTGAGAAGCTGGAAGAGAAAATTGAGAAGGAAGTTGAAAAGGCCGCCAGGCGTTTCGAGAATTTTGATCGTGCCATGTTTGTGAGCACCAACACCCGGGTGCTTGAATACCAAAAAAAGATTGACGAGGTAAATGAAAGGTTAAAGGAAGCGATGGGCTCCGGAAACATGGAGGCTATGAAGCAACTCATCATTGACCTTGAAATTGCCGACCCTATTTCCGGTTCACGCAACTGGACCGATGTGCGCCAGTTTAACCTGATGTTCTCCACCGAAATGGGATCCGTGGCCGATGATGCAAACAAAATCTATCTACGCCCCGAAACCGCCCAAGGCATTTTTGTAAACTTCCTGAACGTACAAAAAACCGGTAGGATGAAAATTCCTTTTGGTATTGCACAAATCGGTAAAGCGTTTCGCAATGAAATTGTAGCCCGTCAGTTCATCTTTCGCATGCGTGAGTTTGAACAAATGGAGATGCAGTTTTTTGTGAAGCCGGGTGAAGAAATGCAGTGGTATGAGTTCTGGAAAGCGAAAAGAATGAAATGGCATAACGCCCTTGGCTTAGGTGAAGCCAACTACCGTTTCCACGATCACCTGAATCTGGCCCACTACGCCAATGCGGCATGTGATATCCAGTTCAATTTTCCGATGGGCTTCCGTGAACTGGAAGGCATTCACTCGCGTACCGATTTCGATTTAAAAAATCACGAAAAATATTCCGGAAAAAAACTTCAATACTTCGATCCGGAAGACAATCAAAACTTCATTCCGTATGTAGTGGAGACATCCATTGGGTTAGATCGTATGTTCCTTGCGGTTTTATCCAAATCGTACCTGGAAGAAAAACTGGCTGATGGCAGTGAGCGTGTGGTGCTGCGCATACCCGCACCACTGGCGCCCAATAAAGTGGCCATTCTTCCGTTAACCAAAAAAGACGGCCTACCAGAAAAGGCTATGGAAATAATGAACGAGCTGAAATTCCATGTGCGTTGCTTCTACGAAGAAAAGGATGCCATCGGTAAACGCTACCGCAGGCAGGATGCTATTGGCACACCCTATTGTGTAACGGTAGATCACCAAACGCTTCAGGATAATACGGTGACCATACGCCACCGCGACACCATGGAACAAGAACGTGTTGCCATCCAATCGTTGAAAACAACCTTAACCGAGGCGTGCTCCATTAACAACATCCTGAAAAGGATCTAG
- a CDS encoding zinc-dependent peptidase, which translates to MFFFILVVGFVIAATYYRHQLEAAYEEAGRRAAPIRSAILPFPQTYKEILLKYFPYYNRLNTSQQHAFEQKLLTFILSKKFIPRQFDAITDEMRVMVGACAVQLTFGLPRIYLQHFSKILIYPTDYYSSLTKRFHKGEVNPAFGAIVLSWKSFVDGYIYPTDSVNLGLHEMAHALRLENIIHNDEYDFFDDALVEKFDSYAYQLCHLPQYANETFLRAYACANEHEFFAVAVENFFERPAEFKYALPELYETLAQLLRQDPLMLNS; encoded by the coding sequence ATGTTTTTCTTCATCCTGGTAGTTGGCTTTGTAATCGCTGCAACCTACTACCGTCATCAGCTTGAGGCTGCTTACGAAGAAGCAGGCAGAAGGGCTGCGCCTATCCGCTCAGCCATTCTTCCATTCCCGCAAACATATAAGGAAATTTTGTTGAAATACTTTCCATATTACAACCGGCTGAACACCTCGCAACAACATGCCTTCGAACAAAAGCTGTTAACTTTTATCTTGTCTAAAAAATTTATCCCGCGTCAGTTCGATGCTATTACAGATGAAATGAGAGTTATGGTAGGGGCGTGTGCCGTGCAACTCACGTTCGGTTTGCCCCGCATATACTTACAGCACTTTTCTAAAATACTGATTTACCCAACCGATTATTACTCCTCACTGACTAAACGCTTTCATAAAGGTGAAGTTAACCCGGCATTCGGTGCCATTGTACTAAGCTGGAAAAGCTTTGTGGATGGCTACATCTACCCAACCGACTCGGTAAACCTTGGGTTGCACGAAATGGCCCATGCGTTACGGCTCGAAAACATCATCCACAACGATGAGTATGACTTTTTTGATGATGCTCTGGTGGAAAAATTTGATTCTTATGCTTACCAGCTTTGTCATTTGCCGCAGTATGCCAATGAAACTTTTTTGCGGGCCTATGCCTGTGCCAACGAGCATGAGTTTTTTGCAGTAGCGGTAGAGAATTTTTTTGAGCGCCCAGCCGAATTTAAATATGCCCTGCCTGAATTATACGAAACCCTTGCACAGCTGCTGAGGCAGGATCCATTAATGCTAAATTCATAA